One genomic region from Frankiaceae bacterium encodes:
- the guaB gene encoding IMP dehydrogenase — MDLPEKFATLGLTFDDVLLQPAASDVVPSEADTTARLSRTITLRMPLLSSAMDTVTESRMAIAMARQGGVGVLHRNLPADEQAAQVDVVKRSEAGMVTQPLTCGPEETLAAANDLMARYRISGVPVTEPDGTLVGIVTNRDIRFERDYTRLVRDVMTKMPLVTAPVGISGPDAMAILAKHKIEKLPLVDDDGKLRGLITVKDFAKSEEYPFATKDSRGRLVAGAAVGVGEEAFKRASLLLEAGVDFLVVDTAHGHSSAVIDMVKRLKGFTSADVIAGNIATAEAAKALVDAGADAVKVGIGPGSICTTRVVAGVGVPQITAIYDVASVAHPAGVPVIADGGMQYSGDIAKAIAAGADTVMLGSLLAGVEESPGELLFINGKQFKSYRGMGSLGAMQTRGLAKSYSKDRYFQHDVLSDEKLVPEGIEGRVPYRGPLGSVAHQLVGGLRAAMGYCGARTITELQENAKLVRITSAGLRESHPHDIQMTVEAPNYSER, encoded by the coding sequence TTGGACCTCCCCGAGAAGTTCGCGACCCTCGGCCTCACGTTCGACGACGTACTCCTGCAGCCCGCCGCGTCGGACGTCGTCCCCAGCGAGGCCGACACGACCGCGCGGCTCTCGCGCACCATCACGCTGCGGATGCCGCTGCTCTCGTCAGCGATGGACACCGTCACCGAGTCGCGCATGGCGATCGCCATGGCGCGCCAGGGCGGCGTCGGCGTGCTGCACCGCAACCTCCCCGCCGACGAGCAGGCCGCGCAGGTCGACGTCGTCAAGCGCTCCGAGGCCGGCATGGTCACGCAGCCGCTGACCTGCGGCCCCGAGGAGACCCTCGCCGCGGCCAACGACCTCATGGCGCGCTACCGCATCAGCGGCGTCCCGGTCACCGAGCCCGACGGCACGCTCGTCGGCATCGTGACCAACCGCGACATCCGGTTCGAACGCGACTACACCCGCCTCGTCCGCGACGTCATGACGAAGATGCCGCTCGTCACGGCGCCGGTCGGCATCTCAGGCCCCGACGCGATGGCGATCCTCGCCAAGCACAAGATCGAGAAGCTGCCCCTCGTCGACGACGACGGCAAGCTGCGCGGGCTCATCACGGTCAAGGACTTCGCGAAGAGCGAGGAGTACCCGTTCGCGACGAAGGACTCGCGCGGGCGGCTCGTCGCCGGCGCGGCCGTGGGTGTCGGCGAGGAGGCGTTCAAGCGCGCCTCGCTGCTGCTGGAGGCGGGTGTCGACTTCCTCGTCGTGGACACCGCGCACGGCCACTCGTCCGCGGTCATCGACATGGTCAAGCGGCTCAAGGGCTTCACGTCCGCCGACGTCATCGCGGGCAACATCGCGACCGCCGAGGCGGCCAAGGCGCTGGTCGACGCGGGTGCCGACGCGGTCAAGGTCGGCATCGGGCCCGGCTCCATCTGCACGACCCGCGTGGTCGCCGGCGTCGGCGTGCCGCAGATCACCGCCATCTACGACGTCGCGTCGGTCGCGCACCCGGCCGGCGTACCCGTCATCGCCGACGGCGGGATGCAGTACAGCGGCGACATCGCCAAGGCCATCGCGGCCGGCGCCGACACGGTCATGCTCGGCTCGCTGCTCGCGGGGGTCGAGGAGAGCCCGGGCGAGCTGCTGTTCATCAACGGCAAGCAGTTCAAGAGCTACCGCGGCATGGGCTCGCTCGGCGCGATGCAGACCCGCGGGCTCGCGAAGTCGTACAGCAAGGACCGCTACTTCCAGCACGACGTCCTCTCCGACGAGAAGCTCGTGCCCGAGGGCATCGAGGGGCGGGTGCCGTACCGCGGCCCGCTCGGCTCCGTCGCGCACCAGCTCGTCGGCGGCCTGCGCGCGGCGATGGGCTACTGCGGCGCGCGCACCATCACCGAGCTGCAGGAGAACGCCAAGCTGGTCCGGATCACCTCGGCGGGGCTGCGCGAGAGCCACCCGCACGACATCCAGATGACGGTCGAGGCCCCCAACTACTCGGAGCGCTAA
- a CDS encoding response regulator transcription factor: MTTVLICDDHRIVREGLRQFVEDVPGVDHVVTAASGEEALARFSAEHPDLVLMDVSMPGLSGLEATRRLIAAHPLANVVMLTAQEDRDHVAAAVTAGARGYLVKDVSREELCAAVAHALAGRDLVEPSLRRALTERGSRDASGGAQLTERELQVLTGMSQGKSNAQIGRELFLSEDTVKTHARRLFRKMGVSDRAQAVASGFRRGLVT; encoded by the coding sequence GTGACCACCGTCCTGATCTGCGACGACCACCGGATCGTCCGGGAGGGTCTGCGGCAGTTCGTCGAGGACGTTCCCGGCGTCGACCACGTCGTCACCGCGGCGTCCGGCGAGGAGGCGCTGGCGCGCTTCTCCGCCGAGCACCCGGACCTCGTCCTCATGGACGTCTCGATGCCCGGCCTCAGCGGCCTCGAGGCGACGCGGCGGCTCATCGCCGCCCACCCGCTCGCCAACGTCGTCATGCTCACCGCGCAGGAGGACCGCGACCACGTCGCCGCGGCCGTCACCGCCGGCGCGCGCGGCTACCTCGTCAAGGACGTCTCCCGCGAGGAGCTCTGCGCCGCCGTCGCCCACGCGCTGGCAGGCCGCGACCTCGTCGAGCCCTCTCTCCGTCGTGCGCTCACCGAGCGCGGCTCCCGCGACGCCTCCGGCGGCGCGCAGCTGACCGAACGCGAGCTCCAGGTTCTGACCGGCATGTCCCAGGGCAAGAGCAACGCGCAGATCGGGCGCGAGCTGTTCCTGTCGGAGGACACCGTGAAGACCCACGCGCGCAGGCTGTTCCGCAAGATGGGCGTCAGCGACCGCGCGCAGGCCGTCGCCTCCGGCTTCCGCAGGGGCCTCGTCACCTGA
- a CDS encoding DUF5319 domain-containing protein, translating to MEDDQPRDPFLDDPVDPAALIDDDEVAVPLSPDEREEVLADLSDLEVYRALLEPHGVRGLVVDCDDCEEPHYFAWDLLHSNLRHLLDQGQTRVHEPAFSPDPAEYVSWEYARGYADGALEAAESSPDDGS from the coding sequence GTGGAAGACGACCAGCCGCGCGACCCGTTTCTCGACGACCCGGTCGACCCGGCGGCGCTGATCGACGACGACGAGGTGGCGGTGCCCCTCTCGCCGGACGAGCGCGAGGAGGTCCTCGCCGACCTGTCCGACCTCGAGGTCTACCGCGCGCTGCTCGAGCCGCACGGCGTACGCGGCCTCGTCGTCGACTGCGACGACTGCGAGGAGCCGCACTACTTCGCCTGGGACCTGCTCCACTCGAACCTCCGCCACCTGCTCGACCAGGGGCAGACGCGGGTGCACGAGCCGGCGTTCTCGCCCGACCCCGCGGAGTACGTCTCCTGGGAGTACGCCCGCGGCTACGCCGACGGCGCGCTCGAGGCGGCCGAGTCCTCGCCGGACGACGGCTCCTGA
- a CDS encoding type II toxin-antitoxin system VapC family toxin, whose protein sequence is MIAYFDTSALVKLLFDDEPGRVVAFAAWVRSERVVASTLLYPEATAALARARRGHRLTSLTARAAFRLLEHLIEEVELVDPTRVLLWEAASMARGHRLRGYDAVHLASALVMCP, encoded by the coding sequence TTGATCGCGTACTTCGACACGTCGGCGCTGGTGAAGCTCCTCTTCGACGACGAGCCAGGCCGGGTGGTGGCGTTCGCGGCGTGGGTCAGGTCGGAGCGCGTCGTGGCGTCCACCCTGCTCTACCCCGAGGCGACGGCGGCGTTGGCGCGGGCGCGGCGCGGCCACCGGCTGACGTCGCTGACGGCCCGGGCGGCGTTCCGGCTGCTGGAGCACCTCATCGAGGAGGTCGAGCTGGTCGATCCGACGCGTGTGCTGCTCTGGGAGGCCGCGTCGATGGCCCGCGGGCACCGGCTGCGCGGCTACGACGCCGTTCACCTCGCGTCGGCGCTCGTCATGTGCCCATGA
- the shbA gene encoding RNA polymerase sigma factor ShbA, producing MSDVTPSAAGAMSLSVNDAALVESARRGSTDAVQDLLRQVRPAVLRYASARLGRRDVAEDVTQEVCLAVLTALPSYEDTGRPFRSFVFGIAAHKVADAHRAAYRSRDVLTDDLPEPRDDAPGPEELAVRSDEGRRAMDLLHRLPDEQAELLYLRVAAGLSAEEVGGVLGMSPGAVRVAQHRALNRLRELAGGTR from the coding sequence GTGTCCGATGTAACGCCGTCCGCCGCGGGAGCGATGTCCCTGTCGGTGAACGACGCCGCGCTCGTCGAGAGCGCACGACGAGGCAGTACGGACGCCGTCCAGGACCTGCTCAGGCAGGTACGTCCGGCGGTGCTCCGCTACGCCTCCGCCCGGCTCGGTCGCCGAGACGTGGCCGAGGACGTGACGCAGGAGGTGTGTCTCGCGGTGCTGACCGCACTGCCGTCGTACGAGGACACCGGACGGCCGTTCCGGTCGTTCGTCTTCGGCATCGCGGCGCACAAGGTCGCCGACGCGCACCGGGCGGCGTACCGGAGCAGGGACGTCCTCACCGACGACCTTCCGGAGCCGCGGGACGACGCCCCGGGCCCGGAGGAGCTCGCCGTACGCAGCGACGAGGGCAGGCGCGCGATGGACCTGCTGCACCGGCTGCCCGACGAGCAGGCCGAGCTGCTGTACCTGCGGGTCGCGGCGGGCCTGTCGGCGGAGGAGGTCGGCGGCGTCCTCGGGATGTCGCCGGGCGCGGTGCGCGTCGCGCAGCACAGGGCGTTGAACAGGCTCCGGGAGCTGGCGGGAGGTACGCGATGA
- a CDS encoding GNAT family N-acetyltransferase codes for MLTAAEQAERCAAGLHAHWRTQCGYVAGGEVAEHDGLLVTATRLPDETLNVAFAPDAVSDPAAALDWFEGWFRTRGLKPGIEVRVGEQPALEALLAERGYSVVVRRPAMALHPVSLPGVAVPRASVRAVGSDADLAAFQAIQAEVFAMTPEVTEAFLPRAAVETPGVTLLVGSYDGVDCATSAVSVSAYGAGIVGVATLPAYRRRGLGRLVTAAAVHAGAGADLAWLYPSAMARRLYEGLGFRALDETQVWVSP; via the coding sequence GTGCTCACCGCCGCTGAGCAGGCCGAACGCTGCGCCGCGGGCCTGCACGCGCACTGGCGGACGCAGTGCGGGTACGTCGCCGGCGGCGAGGTCGCCGAGCACGACGGCCTGCTCGTCACGGCCACGCGGCTGCCCGACGAGACGCTCAACGTCGCGTTCGCGCCGGACGCCGTGAGCGACCCGGCGGCGGCGCTGGACTGGTTCGAGGGCTGGTTCCGCACCCGCGGGCTGAAGCCGGGGATCGAGGTCCGCGTCGGCGAGCAGCCCGCGCTCGAGGCGCTCCTGGCCGAGCGCGGCTACTCCGTCGTCGTACGCCGCCCGGCCATGGCCCTGCATCCGGTGTCGCTTCCCGGCGTGGCGGTCCCGCGGGCCTCGGTGCGCGCCGTGGGAAGCGATGCCGACCTGGCGGCGTTCCAGGCGATCCAGGCGGAGGTCTTCGCGATGACCCCGGAGGTCACCGAGGCGTTCCTGCCCCGGGCGGCCGTCGAGACGCCCGGCGTCACGCTGCTGGTGGGGTCGTACGACGGCGTCGACTGCGCCACGTCGGCCGTCTCCGTCAGCGCGTACGGCGCGGGGATCGTGGGCGTCGCGACGCTGCCGGCGTACCGCCGCCGTGGTCTCGGGCGCCTGGTGACGGCCGCGGCGGTGCACGCGGGGGCGGGCGCGGACCTCGCGTGGCTGTACCCGAGCGCGATGGCGCGGCGGCTGTACGAGGGCCTCGGCTTCCGCGCCCTCGACGAGACCCAGGTGTGGGTCAGCCCCTAA
- a CDS encoding WhiB family transcriptional regulator, translated as MTDIRHLPGPGPDFWDWQAEGACRGLDTEMFFHPDNERGPRRANREAAAKAVCATCPVIRQCAEHALRVREPYGIWGGLSESERDEILAGRRTIAVRQAS; from the coding sequence ATGACCGACATCCGCCACCTGCCCGGCCCCGGGCCGGACTTCTGGGACTGGCAGGCCGAGGGCGCGTGCCGCGGCCTCGACACCGAGATGTTCTTCCACCCCGACAACGAGCGCGGCCCCCGCCGCGCCAACCGCGAGGCCGCAGCCAAGGCTGTCTGCGCCACCTGCCCGGTCATCCGCCAGTGCGCCGAGCACGCCCTGCGCGTGCGGGAGCCGTACGGCATCTGGGGCGGGCTGTCGGAGTCGGAGCGCGACGAGATCCTCGCCGGGCGCCGAACCATCGCGGTACGTCAGGCCTCGTAA
- a CDS encoding GuaB3 family IMP dehydrogenase-related protein: MPPEIEIGIGKSGRRAYGFDDIAIVPSRRTRDPEDVSIAWEIDAYRFELPLLASAMDGVVSPRTAIEIGRLGGLGVLNLEGLWTRYDDPEPILEEIAGLDDETATKRMQELYAEPIREDLIRARIAQIREAGVVTAASLTPQKTVKFYKTVLESGVDLFVIQGTVVSAEHVSTRGEPLNLKKFIADLDVPVIVGGCATYQAALHLMRTGAAGLLVGVGPGQACTTRGVLGVGVPMATAIADAAGARRDYLDESGGRYVHVIADGGMRTGGDIAKAIACGADAVMIGSPLSRALEAPGRGYHWGMATFHADLPRGARVRTGVAGTLKEILVGPAPVNDGSMNLFGALRTSMATTGYSNLKEFQKVEVMVAPALQTEGKSLQRGQGIGMGAGRG, from the coding sequence ATGCCGCCAGAGATCGAGATCGGCATCGGCAAGAGCGGCCGGCGGGCGTACGGCTTCGACGACATCGCCATCGTGCCGTCGCGGCGTACCCGCGACCCCGAGGACGTGTCGATCGCGTGGGAGATCGACGCGTACCGGTTCGAGCTGCCGCTGCTCGCCTCCGCGATGGACGGCGTCGTGTCGCCGCGGACGGCCATCGAGATCGGCAGGCTCGGCGGCCTCGGCGTGCTCAATCTCGAAGGCCTCTGGACGCGGTACGACGACCCCGAGCCGATCCTCGAGGAGATCGCCGGGCTCGACGACGAGACCGCGACGAAGCGCATGCAGGAGCTGTACGCCGAGCCGATCCGCGAGGACCTCATCCGCGCGCGGATCGCGCAGATCCGCGAGGCGGGCGTCGTCACCGCCGCGTCGCTGACGCCGCAGAAGACCGTGAAGTTCTACAAGACGGTGCTCGAGTCGGGCGTCGACCTGTTCGTCATCCAGGGCACCGTCGTCTCCGCCGAGCACGTGTCGACGCGCGGCGAGCCGCTGAACCTCAAGAAGTTCATCGCCGACCTCGACGTGCCGGTCATCGTCGGCGGCTGCGCGACGTACCAGGCGGCGTTGCACCTGATGCGTACGGGAGCAGCGGGTCTGCTGGTGGGCGTGGGACCTGGCCAGGCCTGTACGACGCGCGGCGTGCTCGGCGTCGGCGTGCCGATGGCGACCGCGATCGCCGACGCCGCGGGCGCGCGCCGCGACTACCTCGACGAGTCGGGCGGGCGGTACGTCCACGTCATCGCCGACGGCGGGATGCGCACGGGTGGTGACATCGCCAAGGCCATCGCCTGCGGCGCCGACGCCGTCATGATCGGCTCGCCGCTGTCCCGCGCGCTCGAGGCGCCGGGGCGCGGCTACCACTGGGGGATGGCGACGTTCCACGCCGACCTGCCGCGCGGCGCGCGGGTGCGCACGGGCGTCGCGGGGACGTTGAAGGAGATCCTCGTCGGCCCCGCGCCCGTCAACGACGGCTCCATGAACCTCTTCGGCGCGCTGCGTACGTCGATGGCGACGACCGGCTACTCCAACCTCAAGGAGTTCCAGAAGGTCGAGGTCATGGTCGCGCCCGCGCTGCAGACGGAGGGCAAGTCGCTGCAGCGCGGCCAGGGCATCGGCATGGGCGCCGGGCGCGGTTAG
- a CDS encoding M15 family metallopeptidase has translation MTPAARGRIPAFLLALGLAATAGCSAPGGRVAGGTRPAARAGSPAAATEAPKPLAVKPLKHRVRADVLIRSNKPLSPRVIDRLRTLTPRGVATFRSRTVTMGGKPLAVAGVDPSRFRAFAPAGTAEADAVWAGVGRHEVALSHEVAKERRIKLGSTILVGGKPLRVAAFATTLPEIDAVVSYAVADALRLPRANAAVLAAGTKKDPAALASAARKVAGKARIHLLTQPRTPYAFLTGSSAARAFGAFSYRWFEDGTIQPDARWVAANIIRAQVPILGTVTCHRLIVPQLRAAMREVEANGLATSVKTFDGCYVPRFIERNPDGAVSLHTWGIAFDLNATTNMPGKDGDMDMGVVNIMRKWGFRWGGDWSTPDPMHFELGILMQGVS, from the coding sequence GTGACCCCAGCTGCCCGCGGCCGTATCCCCGCGTTCCTGCTCGCCCTCGGGCTGGCGGCGACCGCGGGGTGCAGCGCGCCCGGAGGCAGGGTGGCCGGGGGTACGCGCCCCGCTGCGCGGGCCGGCTCGCCGGCCGCCGCCACGGAGGCGCCGAAGCCGCTGGCCGTGAAGCCGTTGAAGCACCGCGTCCGCGCCGACGTGCTCATCCGCTCGAACAAGCCGCTCTCCCCCCGCGTCATCGACAGGCTGCGCACGCTCACGCCGCGCGGTGTGGCGACGTTCCGTTCCCGCACCGTGACGATGGGCGGCAAGCCGCTCGCCGTCGCCGGCGTCGACCCGTCCCGCTTCCGGGCGTTCGCGCCGGCGGGGACCGCCGAGGCGGACGCCGTCTGGGCCGGCGTCGGCCGGCACGAGGTCGCGCTGTCGCACGAGGTCGCGAAGGAGCGGCGCATCAAGCTCGGCTCCACCATCCTCGTCGGCGGCAAGCCGCTGCGCGTGGCGGCGTTCGCGACGACGCTGCCGGAGATCGACGCCGTCGTGTCGTACGCCGTCGCCGACGCGCTCCGCCTCCCCCGCGCGAACGCCGCCGTGCTCGCCGCGGGCACCAAGAAGGACCCCGCCGCGCTCGCCTCCGCCGCCCGCAAGGTGGCCGGCAAGGCGCGCATCCACCTGCTGACGCAGCCGCGGACGCCGTACGCGTTCCTCACGGGCAGCAGCGCTGCGCGGGCGTTCGGGGCGTTCTCGTACCGATGGTTCGAGGACGGCACCATCCAGCCCGACGCGCGCTGGGTCGCGGCGAACATCATCCGGGCCCAGGTCCCGATCCTCGGCACGGTCACGTGCCACCGGCTGATCGTTCCGCAGCTGCGCGCGGCGATGCGCGAGGTCGAGGCGAACGGCCTCGCCACGAGCGTCAAGACGTTCGACGGCTGCTACGTGCCGCGGTTCATCGAGCGCAACCCCGACGGGGCGGTTTCGCTGCACACGTGGGGGATCGCGTTCGACCTCAACGCCACCACGAACATGCCGGGCAAGGACGGCGACATGGACATGGGCGTCGTCAACATCATGAGGAAGTGGGGCTTCCGCTGGGGCGGCGACTGGTCGACCCCAGACCCGATGCACTTCGAGCTCGGCATCCTCATGCAGGGCGTGTCCTAA
- a CDS encoding prolipoprotein diacylglyceryl transferase family protein encodes MLPQASLTWPPIQRILFLSPHGIGSAAGFLVGASILLKEVRRRAESLEPVVVRALTWAAGGAIVGARLDYVVSHPKDWENVWDALALWEGGLAMFGGFIGGVLAALPILLKAKVHLPRFLDAAAPGFAVGVVIGRIGDLVIWDHLGDPAKGAWRAIGLKIKEGYDLAPGFGPDPAIPLPAGRTCADGFYAECVYHQPALYDFVGALLLLGLLLWMRRRARHRAGVAILVWGLWYGLQRLFVDFTRSIDERFYGLSGTQWLAAVLAVVSAVTLVVIAVRKRGLSEAPDDPPSRLGALVRQEPSSGEDSAASSAPSA; translated from the coding sequence GTGCTCCCCCAAGCCTCGCTGACCTGGCCGCCCATCCAGCGGATCCTCTTTCTCTCGCCGCACGGCATCGGCTCGGCCGCGGGCTTCCTCGTGGGCGCGAGCATCCTGCTCAAGGAGGTACGCCGCCGCGCCGAGTCGCTGGAGCCCGTCGTCGTCCGCGCGCTGACGTGGGCCGCCGGCGGCGCGATCGTCGGCGCCCGCCTCGACTACGTCGTCTCGCACCCGAAGGACTGGGAGAACGTCTGGGACGCGCTCGCCCTCTGGGAGGGCGGGCTGGCGATGTTCGGGGGGTTCATCGGCGGCGTCCTGGCGGCGTTGCCGATCCTCCTGAAGGCGAAGGTGCACCTGCCGCGCTTTCTCGACGCGGCGGCGCCGGGCTTCGCTGTCGGCGTCGTCATCGGCCGGATCGGCGACCTCGTCATCTGGGACCACCTCGGCGACCCGGCGAAGGGCGCGTGGCGCGCGATCGGCCTGAAGATCAAGGAGGGGTACGACCTCGCGCCCGGCTTCGGCCCCGACCCCGCGATCCCGCTGCCCGCGGGGAGGACGTGCGCCGACGGGTTCTACGCGGAGTGCGTCTACCACCAGCCGGCGCTGTACGACTTCGTGGGCGCGCTGCTGCTCCTCGGCCTGCTGCTCTGGATGCGCCGCCGGGCGCGGCACCGCGCGGGCGTCGCGATCCTCGTGTGGGGCCTCTGGTACGGCCTGCAGCGGCTGTTCGTCGACTTCACCCGCTCGATCGACGAACGCTTCTACGGCCTGTCCGGCACGCAGTGGCTCGCCGCCGTCCTGGCGGTCGTCAGCGCGGTGACGCTCGTCGTCATCGCGGTACGCAAGCGGGGGCTCAGCGAGGCGCCGGACGACCCGCCGTCACGCCTCGGCGCGCTGGTCCGTCAGGAGCCGTCGTCCGGCGAGGACTCGGCCGCCTCGAGCGCGCCGTCGGCGTAG
- the guaA gene encoding glutamine-hydrolyzing GMP synthase, whose product MSVSADGFDTVLVVDYGAQYAQLIARRVREARVYSEIVPHTMPVAEMLARRPKAIILSGGPASVYADGAPQVPAELFETGVPTFGICYGFQAMARALGGSVERTSVSEFGGTALTVTQERTLFKGLPLQQSVWMSHGDCVAGAPEGFVVTATSDGAPVAAFEDDARRLYGVQFHPEVMHTAYGQKVLEQFLYEGAGCQPSWTMVNIVDEAVDAIRAQVGGKRVICGLSGGVDSAVAAALVHKAVGDQLTCVFVDHGLLRKGEAEQVEQDFVASTGVRLKVVDAAERFLGALAGVTEPETKRKAIGREFIRVFEEAAREVVADAGAHGESVEFLVQGTLYPDIVESGGGEGAATIKSHHNVGGLPDDLQFALVEPLRKLFKDEVRRVGEELGLPPEIVWRQPFPGPGLGIRIVGEVTRDNLEVLREADAIAREELSRAGLDRDIWQCPVVLLADVRSVGVQGDGRTYGHPVVLRPVSSEDAMTADWTRVPYDVLAKISTRITNEVRAVNRVVLDVTSKPPGTIEWE is encoded by the coding sequence TTGAGCGTTTCCGCTGACGGCTTCGACACCGTTCTCGTCGTCGACTACGGCGCGCAGTACGCGCAGCTCATCGCGCGGCGCGTGCGCGAGGCCAGGGTCTACAGCGAGATCGTGCCGCACACCATGCCGGTCGCCGAGATGCTGGCAAGGCGGCCCAAGGCGATCATCCTGTCGGGCGGCCCCGCGTCGGTGTACGCCGACGGCGCGCCGCAGGTCCCGGCGGAGCTGTTCGAGACGGGCGTGCCGACGTTCGGGATCTGCTACGGCTTCCAGGCGATGGCGCGCGCGCTCGGCGGGTCGGTCGAGCGGACGAGCGTGTCGGAGTTCGGCGGCACCGCGCTGACCGTGACCCAGGAGCGCACGCTCTTCAAGGGTCTGCCGCTGCAGCAGTCGGTGTGGATGTCGCACGGCGACTGCGTCGCGGGCGCACCCGAGGGCTTCGTCGTCACGGCCACGAGCGACGGCGCGCCGGTGGCGGCGTTCGAGGACGACGCGCGGCGGCTGTACGGCGTGCAGTTCCACCCCGAGGTCATGCACACGGCGTACGGCCAGAAGGTCCTCGAGCAGTTCCTCTACGAGGGCGCCGGCTGCCAGCCGTCCTGGACGATGGTCAACATCGTCGACGAGGCGGTCGACGCGATCCGCGCGCAGGTCGGCGGCAAGCGCGTCATCTGCGGGCTGTCCGGCGGCGTCGACTCGGCGGTCGCGGCGGCGCTGGTGCACAAGGCGGTCGGCGACCAGCTGACGTGCGTGTTCGTCGACCACGGGCTGCTGCGCAAGGGCGAGGCCGAGCAGGTCGAGCAGGACTTCGTCGCGTCGACCGGCGTACGGCTCAAGGTCGTCGACGCGGCCGAACGCTTCCTCGGCGCGCTGGCCGGCGTCACCGAGCCGGAGACCAAGCGCAAGGCGATCGGGCGGGAGTTCATCCGCGTCTTCGAGGAGGCCGCGCGCGAGGTCGTCGCCGACGCGGGCGCGCACGGCGAGAGCGTCGAGTTCCTCGTCCAGGGCACGCTCTACCCCGACATCGTCGAGTCCGGCGGCGGCGAGGGCGCGGCCACCATCAAGAGCCACCACAACGTCGGCGGCCTCCCCGACGACCTCCAGTTCGCGCTGGTGGAGCCGCTGCGGAAGCTGTTCAAGGACGAGGTCCGCCGCGTCGGCGAGGAGCTCGGCCTGCCGCCCGAGATCGTCTGGCGCCAGCCGTTCCCTGGCCCCGGCCTCGGCATCCGCATCGTCGGCGAGGTGACCCGCGACAACCTCGAGGTCCTCCGCGAGGCAGACGCGATCGCCCGCGAGGAGCTCTCCCGTGCGGGCCTCGACCGCGACATCTGGCAGTGCCCCGTCGTGCTGCTCGCGGACGTCCGCAGCGTCGGTGTGCAGGGCGACGGGCGGACGTACGGCCACCCGGTCGTCCTGCGTCCCGTGTCGTCCGAGGACGCGATGACCGCCGACTGGACGCGGGTGCCGTACGACGTCCTCGCCAAGATCTCCACGCGCATCACCAACGAGGTCCGCGCCGTCAACCGGGTCGTCCTCGACGTGACGAGCAAGCCGCCCGGCACGATCGAGTGGGAGTAG
- a CDS encoding MerR family transcriptional regulator, with amino-acid sequence MSSDPGLTVAAVARRLGVAPATLRSWERRYGLGPSERTPGAHRRYTAYDLAVLDRMHKLTLEGVAPADAARAALLDPQPLATQGGGTEFHLEVTTPQRVSARARGLSRAALALDAVAVRDLLRESVAAEGVIATWEALLAPVLRAVGDRWAVTGEGVEVEHLLSEVAIGVFSRVEAEPAAPCRPVLLACADGEGHSLPLHALCAALAERRVAARMLGAALPPAALAAATRRTGPAALVVYAHQPEHAMTGLLAAVPQQRPRTAVLAGGPGWAPEALPERVTYVHDVGEAVHLVLVATGVG; translated from the coding sequence ATGTCCTCCGACCCCGGGCTGACCGTCGCCGCGGTGGCGCGCCGTCTGGGAGTCGCCCCCGCGACGCTGCGTTCCTGGGAACGCCGCTACGGGCTCGGCCCCTCCGAGCGAACCCCCGGCGCCCATCGCCGGTACACCGCGTACGACCTCGCCGTCCTGGACCGGATGCACAAGCTGACCCTGGAGGGCGTCGCCCCGGCCGATGCCGCGCGGGCCGCCCTGCTGGACCCGCAACCACTCGCAACGCAGGGTGGCGGCACGGAGTTCCACCTCGAGGTCACGACCCCGCAACGAGTCAGCGCCCGCGCCCGCGGCCTCTCCCGCGCGGCGCTGGCCCTGGACGCGGTGGCCGTCCGCGACCTGCTGCGGGAGTCCGTCGCCGCGGAGGGCGTGATCGCGACCTGGGAGGCCCTGCTCGCGCCCGTGCTCCGCGCCGTGGGTGACCGCTGGGCGGTCACGGGCGAGGGCGTCGAGGTCGAGCACCTGCTCAGCGAGGTGGCGATCGGGGTGTTCTCCCGCGTCGAGGCGGAGCCCGCCGCGCCGTGCCGGCCCGTGCTCCTGGCCTGCGCCGACGGCGAGGGCCACAGCCTGCCGCTGCACGCCCTCTGCGCCGCCCTGGCCGAACGCCGCGTGGCCGCCCGCATGCTCGGCGCCGCGCTGCCGCCGGCCGCGCTGGCCGCCGCGACGCGCCGTACGGGCCCCGCCGCGCTCGTCGTCTACGCCCACCAGCCCGAGCACGCCATGACCGGCCTGCTGGCGGCGGTCCCGCAGCAGCGGCCGCGCACGGCCGTCCTCGCGGGCGGGCCAGGCTGGGCGCCGGAGGCGCTACCGGAGCGGGTGACGTACGTGCACGACGTCGGCGAGGCCGTACATCTCGTGCTCGTGGCTACGGGCGTGGGGTAG